From a region of the Streptomyces sp. B21-083 genome:
- a CDS encoding MFS transporter — MPAASTGAATIVAATPPSLPSLPAADLRMAPGGPGYRRMSFALFLAGVATFALLYSTQALLPLISGEFGVPASDASWTVSAATGALALFVLPMSALSERFGRRTVMTASLAVAVTVGMLVPFAPSLGALIALRAVQGAALAGLPASATAYLAEEVRPKALITAIGLFVAGNSVGGMSGRVITGWVAQEWGWRVAVAVIGVVAVGCAVAFRLLLPAPRHFRTGSLRPRVLARTVRTHLANPLLRRLYAIGALFMTVFGGVYTVIGYRLTEAPFSLPQGVVGSIFLVYLVGTVSASTAGRLVARLGRRGALYLAGGTTTTGLLLSLSDTLALVLLGLVLITAGFFAGHAVASSAVSHAAKVGRAQASALYQSAYYIGSSAGSTLGAVAFHASGWSGTVGMGLLAVLGVVTVTVLGSRAARRSPSTLPVPSGA; from the coding sequence ATGCCTGCTGCCAGTACCGGGGCGGCCACGATCGTGGCCGCCACCCCTCCGTCGCTCCCCTCGCTCCCCGCCGCCGACCTCCGTATGGCCCCGGGCGGGCCCGGCTACCGGCGGATGAGCTTCGCGCTCTTCCTCGCGGGCGTCGCGACCTTCGCCCTCCTCTACTCCACGCAGGCACTGCTGCCGTTGATCTCCGGCGAGTTCGGGGTACCGGCGAGCGACGCGAGCTGGACGGTGTCGGCGGCGACCGGTGCGCTGGCCCTGTTCGTCCTCCCGATGAGCGCCCTGTCGGAACGGTTCGGGCGGCGTACGGTCATGACGGCATCGCTCGCCGTGGCCGTGACGGTCGGGATGCTGGTGCCCTTCGCCCCGTCGCTGGGCGCGCTGATCGCGCTGCGGGCGGTACAGGGCGCCGCCCTGGCCGGGCTGCCGGCGTCGGCCACCGCCTACCTGGCCGAGGAGGTCCGTCCCAAGGCGCTGATCACCGCGATCGGCCTGTTCGTGGCCGGCAACAGCGTGGGCGGGATGAGCGGCCGGGTCATCACGGGCTGGGTCGCGCAGGAGTGGGGCTGGCGGGTCGCGGTCGCCGTGATCGGTGTAGTGGCGGTGGGCTGCGCGGTGGCCTTCCGGCTGCTGCTCCCCGCGCCGCGTCACTTCCGGACGGGCTCACTGCGGCCCCGGGTCCTTGCGCGCACGGTCCGTACGCATCTGGCGAACCCGTTGCTACGGCGGCTGTACGCGATCGGCGCCCTGTTCATGACGGTGTTCGGCGGGGTCTACACGGTGATCGGGTACCGCCTGACGGAGGCCCCGTTCAGCCTGCCCCAGGGTGTGGTCGGCTCGATCTTCCTGGTCTACCTGGTGGGTACGGTGTCGGCGTCGACGGCGGGCAGGCTGGTGGCCCGCCTGGGTCGCCGGGGCGCCCTGTACCTGGCCGGCGGCACGACGACGACGGGCCTGCTGCTGTCGCTGTCGGACACCCTGGCGCTGGTTCTGCTGGGCCTGGTGCTGATCACGGCGGGGTTCTTCGCGGGGCACGCGGTGGCGTCGTCGGCGGTGAGCCACGCGGCGAAGGTGGGCCGGGCGCAGGCGTCGGCGCTGTACCAGTCGGCGTACTACATCGGCTCAAGCGCCGGCAGTACGTTGGGCGCGGTGGCGTTCCACGCGAGTGGCTGGTCGGGAACCGTGGGGATGGGCCTGCTGGCGGTACTCGGCGTGGTGACGGTCACGGTGCTGGGGTCCAGGGCGGCACGAAGGTCACCCTCGACCCTCCCGGTGCCGTCCGGCGCCTGA
- a CDS encoding sigma-70 family RNA polymerase sigma factor, with protein sequence MGDSTATATDLDVQLERHRVELTGYCYRMLGSSFEAEDAVQDTMVRAWRNYEKFEGRSSLRSWLYRIATNVCLDMLTAGNKRARPMDLTESTPLARAALSPRPDNTWLEPMPDARVLPTVEDPAEAAVAKESVRLAFMAALQQLPAKQRAVLILREVLAWKASEVAELLETSVASVNSALQRARATLAERDSAAKANAPAGAGAAVSDPLSEEQQKLLERYVAAFEGYDMTALTALLHEDAVMTMPPFDLWLTGPEDITGFMTTLGAACAGSHLVPVAVNGLPGFAQYKPDEETGGYSPWAVQVLEISDGRITGFHCFLDTKRWFPLFDLPLSLPRDLDVEAEPDQVQEGE encoded by the coding sequence ATGGGTGACAGTACGGCTACTGCGACAGACCTCGACGTGCAACTGGAACGGCACCGCGTCGAACTGACCGGGTACTGCTACCGCATGCTCGGCTCCTCCTTCGAGGCCGAGGACGCCGTCCAGGACACCATGGTCCGCGCCTGGCGGAACTACGAGAAGTTCGAGGGCCGCTCCAGCCTCCGCTCCTGGCTGTACCGCATCGCCACGAACGTCTGCCTGGACATGCTGACCGCCGGCAACAAGCGCGCCCGTCCCATGGACCTCACCGAATCCACCCCCCTCGCCCGGGCCGCCCTCTCCCCCCGCCCCGACAACACCTGGCTGGAACCGATGCCGGACGCCCGCGTGCTGCCCACCGTCGAGGACCCGGCGGAGGCCGCCGTGGCGAAGGAGTCCGTGCGGCTCGCCTTCATGGCGGCGCTCCAGCAACTCCCGGCGAAGCAGCGGGCCGTGCTGATCCTCCGCGAGGTGCTGGCCTGGAAGGCGAGCGAGGTCGCCGAGCTCCTCGAAACGTCGGTCGCGTCCGTCAACAGTGCCCTCCAGCGGGCCCGGGCGACCCTCGCCGAGCGGGACAGCGCTGCCAAGGCCAACGCGCCGGCCGGTGCCGGGGCCGCCGTCTCCGACCCGCTCAGCGAGGAGCAGCAGAAACTGCTGGAGCGCTACGTCGCCGCGTTCGAGGGGTACGACATGACGGCGCTCACCGCGCTGCTGCACGAGGACGCCGTCATGACGATGCCGCCGTTCGACCTGTGGCTGACCGGGCCGGAGGACATCACCGGCTTCATGACGACACTCGGCGCCGCCTGCGCGGGCTCGCACCTCGTGCCGGTCGCCGTCAACGGGCTGCCGGGCTTCGCCCAGTACAAGCCGGACGAGGAGACGGGCGGCTACTCCCCCTGGGCGGTCCAGGTGCTGGAGATCTCAGACGGCCGGATCACCGGTTTCCACTGCTTCCTCGACACGAAGCGCTGGTTCCCGCTGTTCGACCTCCCCCTGTCCCTCCCCCGCGACCTCGACGTCGAAGCTGAGCCCGACCAGGTCCAGGAAGGCGAGTAG
- a CDS encoding thymidine phosphorylase has protein sequence MSMDVISVIRTKRDRGELSDEQIDWVIDAYTRGEVADEQMSALAMAILLNGMNRREIARWTAAMIASGERMNFASLSRPTADKHSTGGVGDKITLPLAPLVAACGAAVPQLSGRGLGHTGGTLDKLESIPGWRALLSNEEMLHVLDTTGAVICAAGDGLAPADKKLYALRDVTGTVEAIPLIASSIMSKKIAEGTGSLVLDVKVGTGAFMKTIEDARELASTMVGLGTDHGVRTVALLTDMSTPLGLTAGNALEVRESVEVLAGGGPADVVELTLALAREMLDAAGVRDADPAKALADGSAMDVWRRMIAAQGGDPDAPLPTSREQHVIKAPSSGVLTRLDAYGVGVAAWRLGAGRARKEDPVQAGAGVELHAKPGDTVTAGQPLMTLHTDTPERFEYALQAVEGSYDIGATGTEFTAAPVVLERIA, from the coding sequence CTGTCGATGGATGTCATCTCCGTCATCCGCACCAAGCGGGACCGTGGTGAACTCAGTGACGAGCAGATCGACTGGGTCATCGACGCGTACACGCGCGGCGAGGTCGCCGACGAGCAGATGTCCGCGCTCGCCATGGCGATCCTGCTGAACGGCATGAACCGCCGCGAGATCGCCCGCTGGACGGCGGCGATGATCGCGTCCGGCGAGCGCATGAACTTCGCCTCGCTGTCCCGCCCCACGGCAGACAAGCACTCCACGGGCGGCGTCGGCGACAAGATCACCCTCCCGCTGGCCCCCCTGGTCGCGGCGTGCGGCGCCGCCGTACCGCAGCTCTCGGGCCGCGGCCTCGGCCACACGGGCGGCACCCTGGACAAGCTGGAGTCGATCCCCGGCTGGCGGGCGCTGCTCTCCAACGAGGAGATGCTGCACGTCCTGGACACGACGGGCGCCGTGATCTGCGCGGCGGGCGACGGCCTGGCCCCCGCCGACAAGAAGCTGTACGCGCTGCGCGACGTCACCGGCACGGTGGAAGCCATCCCGCTGATCGCCTCCTCGATCATGTCGAAGAAGATCGCGGAGGGCACGGGCTCGCTGGTCCTGGACGTGAAGGTCGGCACGGGCGCCTTCATGAAGACGATCGAGGACGCGCGGGAACTGGCGTCCACGATGGTGGGCCTGGGCACGGACCATGGGGTGAGGACGGTCGCGCTGCTGACCGACATGTCGACGCCGCTCGGCCTGACGGCGGGCAACGCGCTGGAGGTACGGGAGTCGGTCGAGGTCCTGGCGGGCGGCGGCCCCGCCGACGTGGTCGAGCTGACGCTCGCCCTGGCCCGCGAGATGCTGGACGCGGCCGGCGTTCGCGACGCCGACCCGGCGAAGGCGCTGGCCGACGGCTCCGCGATGGACGTGTGGCGTCGGATGATCGCGGCCCAGGGCGGCGACCCGGACGCCCCGCTGCCCACGTCGAGGGAACAGCACGTCATCAAGGCGCCGTCCTCGGGCGTCCTGACCCGCCTCGACGCGTACGGCGTCGGCGTCGCCGCCTGGCGCCTCGGCGCGGGGCGTGCGCGCAAGGAGGACCCGGTGCAGGCGGGCGCGGGCGTCGAGCTCCACGCCAAGCCGGGCGACACGGTCACGGCCGGCCAGCCCCTCATGACCCTCCACACGGACACCCCGGAGCGCTTCGAGTACGCGCTCCAGGCGGTCGAGGGTTCGTACGACATCGGGGCGACGGGTACCGAGTTCACGGCGGCGCCGGTGGTGCTGGAGCGGATCGCCTGA
- a CDS encoding cytidine deaminase, giving the protein MTGVDWGALRAVARDAMSHAYAPYSGYPVGVAALVDDGRTVSGCNVENASYGLGLCAECGLVSELQRTGGGRLTHFTCVDGKGDILVPCGRCRQLLFEFGGATLLLETPAGILPLSEMLPQAFGPDHLTK; this is encoded by the coding sequence GTGACCGGCGTCGACTGGGGCGCGCTGCGCGCGGTGGCCCGGGACGCGATGTCCCACGCGTACGCCCCCTACTCCGGTTACCCGGTCGGTGTCGCCGCCCTGGTCGACGACGGCCGCACGGTCTCGGGCTGCAACGTCGAGAACGCGTCGTACGGGCTCGGCCTGTGCGCCGAGTGCGGTCTGGTCTCCGAGCTGCAGCGCACCGGCGGCGGCCGGCTGACGCACTTCACGTGTGTGGACGGCAAGGGCGACATCCTCGTCCCGTGCGGTCGCTGCCGGCAGCTGCTGTTCGAGTTCGGCGGCGCGACCCTGCTCCTGGAGACCCCGGCGGGCATCCTGCCCCTCTCCGAGATGCTTCCCCAGGCCTTCGGTCCGGACCATCTCACCAAGTAA
- a CDS encoding ABC transporter permease yields MTATMTDTPPPAAPKADTATRSGRSLGQILLIVAGALLLVAAVRVISGSDQLTSEGQVSAAFSLAVPIGLAGLAGLWSERSGVVNIGLEGMMILGTFGAGWIGWQSSPWLGLLCGIGFGVLGGLLHAVATVTFGVDHIVSGVAINLLALGTTQYLAKLFFVDGKAAEAGGNPKQSPPVDSLPSFDVPGLSSGLHSVEAHHWFLISDIAGILGGLVTDMSVVTVLAIALFVASWWLLWRTPFGLRLRSCGENPIAAESLGVNVYKYKYAAVAVSGGLAGLGGAFLALVTSHTYLENQTGGRGYIGLAAMIFGNWRPGGLAMGAGLFGYSDALQLRSGGETVHALLLLLFVLLLAMAGWKLYKKAIVQGAVSAVVAVAVLVWYLTTDEVPSDFVGATPYVVTLLVLSLSAQRLRMPKADGMRYRKGQGK; encoded by the coding sequence ATGACTGCCACGATGACCGACACGCCGCCCCCCGCGGCACCCAAGGCGGACACCGCCACCCGGTCGGGCCGTTCGCTCGGCCAGATCCTGCTGATCGTCGCGGGTGCACTGCTGCTCGTCGCAGCGGTCCGGGTCATCTCCGGCTCCGACCAGCTCACCTCCGAGGGCCAGGTCTCCGCCGCGTTCAGCCTCGCCGTGCCGATCGGCCTCGCCGGCCTCGCCGGTCTGTGGTCCGAGCGGTCCGGCGTGGTCAACATCGGCCTCGAAGGCATGATGATCCTCGGCACCTTCGGCGCCGGCTGGATCGGCTGGCAGTCCAGTCCCTGGCTCGGCCTGCTGTGCGGTATCGGCTTCGGTGTCCTGGGCGGCCTGCTGCACGCGGTCGCGACCGTCACCTTCGGCGTCGACCACATCGTCTCCGGCGTCGCGATCAACCTGCTCGCGCTCGGGACCACCCAGTACCTCGCCAAGCTCTTCTTCGTGGACGGCAAGGCGGCCGAAGCAGGCGGCAACCCCAAGCAGTCCCCGCCCGTGGACTCGCTGCCCAGCTTCGACGTCCCGGGCCTGTCCAGTGGACTGCACTCCGTCGAGGCCCACCACTGGTTCCTGATCTCCGACATCGCCGGCATCCTCGGCGGTCTGGTCACTGACATGTCCGTGGTGACGGTCCTGGCGATCGCTCTGTTCGTGGCCAGCTGGTGGCTGCTGTGGCGCACCCCGTTCGGCCTGCGTCTGCGCTCCTGCGGTGAGAACCCGATCGCCGCGGAGTCCCTTGGCGTCAACGTCTACAAGTACAAGTACGCGGCCGTGGCCGTCTCCGGCGGCCTCGCCGGTCTCGGCGGCGCCTTCCTCGCGCTGGTCACCTCGCACACCTACCTGGAGAATCAGACCGGTGGGCGGGGCTACATCGGTCTCGCCGCGATGATCTTCGGTAACTGGCGGCCCGGCGGTCTGGCCATGGGCGCGGGCCTGTTCGGCTACTCCGACGCGCTTCAGCTGCGCAGCGGGGGTGAGACCGTCCACGCGCTGCTCCTGCTGCTGTTCGTGCTCCTCTTGGCGATGGCCGGCTGGAAGCTGTACAAGAAGGCAATCGTCCAGGGTGCCGTCAGTGCCGTCGTGGCCGTGGCGGTCCTGGTCTGGTACCTGACCACCGACGAGGTCCCGAGCGACTTCGTGGGCGCCACCCCGTACGTCGTCACGCTGCTGGTGCTGTCGCTGTCCGCGCAGCGTCTGCGAATGCCCAAGGCGGACGGCATGCGCTACCGGAAGGGCCAGGGCAAGTGA
- a CDS encoding ABC transporter permease: MKKLTQRIDRERLLLGIAAPLLAVVAALVVTTLVILATGKNPGAAFSDMVTYGSASDSQIYILNKATTYYLAGVSVAIGFRMNLFNIGVDGQYRIAAFVAAVLGGALTTPGWISIPLIILCAMATGALWAAIAGILKVTRGVSEVISTIMLNSIATAIIAYLLQPGKLAELQAGGTVVSTKPLPSSSYFFQIDTGAAGELWGFIVIAVLVGVAYWFVLGRTRFGFDLRTVGQSESAAAASGVSVKKMVATSMVISGAVAGLIGMPTLLNDSHQFSNDFPVGIGFTGIAIALLGRNNPIGIALGALLWGFLERTTNHLEFEGYDKEILGVIQGVIVLCVVIAYEVVRRYGLKRQQQRVGAELAAQAAAPTQKQEVA, from the coding sequence ATGAAGAAGCTGACGCAACGCATCGACAGGGAGCGGCTGCTCCTCGGCATTGCGGCGCCGCTGCTGGCGGTCGTCGCCGCGCTCGTCGTCACCACCCTGGTGATCCTCGCCACCGGCAAGAACCCGGGCGCCGCCTTCAGCGACATGGTGACCTACGGCTCCGCCAGCGACAGCCAGATCTACATCCTGAACAAGGCGACGACGTACTACCTGGCGGGTGTCTCGGTGGCCATCGGCTTCCGGATGAACCTGTTCAACATCGGCGTCGACGGCCAGTACCGGATCGCCGCGTTCGTCGCCGCCGTCCTCGGTGGCGCGCTGACCACGCCGGGCTGGATCTCCATCCCGCTGATCATCCTGTGCGCGATGGCGACCGGCGCCCTGTGGGCGGCCATCGCGGGCATCCTGAAGGTGACCCGCGGGGTCAGCGAGGTCATCTCGACGATCATGCTCAACTCGATCGCCACCGCGATCATCGCCTACCTGCTCCAGCCCGGAAAGCTCGCCGAGCTCCAGGCCGGCGGCACGGTCGTCTCCACCAAGCCGCTGCCGTCGTCCTCGTACTTCTTCCAGATCGACACCGGTGCCGCGGGCGAGCTGTGGGGCTTCATCGTCATCGCCGTGCTCGTCGGCGTCGCGTACTGGTTCGTGCTCGGCCGTACCCGGTTCGGCTTCGACCTGCGCACCGTCGGCCAGTCCGAGAGCGCCGCCGCCGCGAGCGGTGTCTCGGTGAAGAAGATGGTCGCAACCAGCATGGTGATCTCCGGCGCGGTGGCCGGTCTGATCGGCATGCCGACCCTCCTCAACGACAGCCACCAGTTCAGCAACGACTTCCCCGTGGGCATCGGCTTCACCGGCATCGCCATCGCGCTGCTCGGCCGCAACAACCCGATCGGCATCGCGCTGGGCGCCCTGCTGTGGGGCTTCCTGGAACGCACCACCAACCACCTGGAGTTCGAGGGCTACGACAAGGAGATCCTCGGCGTCATCCAGGGCGTCATCGTCCTGTGCGTCGTCATCGCCTACGAAGTCGTACGACGCTACGGACTCAAGCGCCAGCAGCAGCGGGTCGGCGCCGAGCTCGCCGCCCAGGCCGCAGCCCCCACCCAGAAGCAGGAGGTGGCGTGA
- a CDS encoding ABC transporter ATP-binding protein, with amino-acid sequence MRGITKRFPGIVANRDIDITVRTGTVHALCGENGAGKSTLMKILYGMQQPDEGTITVKGETVTFPSPADAIARGIGMVHQHFMLADNLTVLENVVLGAEKLYGIGAKARAKIREISDAYSLNVRTDVLLEELGVADRQRVEILKVLYRGAKTLILDEPTAVLVPQEVDALFDNLRELKAEGLTVIFISHKLGEVLSVADEITVIRRGTTVGTVEPAGTTPKQLAELMVGSELPTPETEESTVTDVPLLRLEGLRLAQTDLDGVERIILDDISFTIHQGEVLGIAGVEGNGQSELVEAIMGIRDLDAGVITLADTDISHAPTRRRREAGVGYIPEDRHRHGLLLEAPLWENRILGHVTEKPNSRGQLLDIKGARTDTERIIQAYDVRTPGIDVTAASLSGGNQQKLIVGREMSHAPKLLIAAHPTRGVDVGAQAAIWDHIREARREGLAVLLISADLDELIGLSDTLRVMYRGRLVADADPATITPEELGSAMTGAATGHLEHTEASGPESTEDDAR; translated from the coding sequence CTGCGCGGCATCACCAAGCGATTCCCCGGCATCGTCGCCAACCGTGACATCGACATCACCGTCCGCACCGGCACCGTGCACGCCCTGTGTGGTGAGAACGGCGCCGGCAAGTCCACCCTGATGAAGATCCTCTACGGCATGCAGCAGCCGGACGAGGGCACCATCACGGTGAAGGGTGAGACGGTCACCTTCCCCAGCCCCGCCGACGCCATCGCCCGCGGCATCGGCATGGTGCACCAGCACTTCATGCTCGCCGACAATCTCACCGTCCTGGAGAACGTCGTCCTGGGCGCGGAGAAGCTGTACGGCATCGGCGCCAAGGCCCGCGCGAAGATCAGGGAGATCTCCGACGCGTACAGCCTGAACGTCCGGACCGACGTCCTCCTGGAGGAACTCGGCGTCGCCGACCGCCAGCGCGTGGAGATCCTCAAGGTCCTCTACCGCGGCGCCAAGACCCTCATCCTCGACGAGCCCACGGCCGTCCTCGTGCCGCAGGAGGTCGACGCCCTCTTCGACAACCTGCGCGAGCTCAAGGCCGAGGGCCTCACCGTCATCTTCATCTCCCACAAGCTGGGCGAAGTCCTGTCCGTCGCCGACGAGATCACCGTCATTCGCCGCGGCACCACCGTCGGCACGGTCGAGCCCGCCGGTACGACTCCCAAGCAGCTCGCCGAGCTGATGGTCGGCAGCGAACTGCCCACCCCGGAGACCGAGGAGTCCACGGTCACCGACGTCCCGCTGCTCAGGCTGGAGGGACTGCGCCTGGCCCAGACCGACCTCGACGGCGTCGAGCGGATCATCCTCGACGACATCTCCTTCACCATCCACCAGGGCGAGGTCCTCGGCATCGCCGGTGTGGAGGGCAACGGCCAGTCCGAACTGGTCGAGGCGATCATGGGTATCCGTGACCTCGACGCCGGCGTCATCACACTCGCCGACACCGACATCTCCCACGCGCCCACCCGCCGCCGCCGCGAGGCCGGTGTCGGCTACATCCCCGAGGACCGCCACCGCCACGGCCTGCTCCTCGAGGCCCCGCTGTGGGAGAACCGCATCCTCGGCCACGTCACCGAGAAGCCCAACTCCCGTGGCCAGCTCCTCGACATCAAGGGCGCCCGCACCGACACCGAGCGCATCATCCAGGCGTACGACGTCCGCACCCCCGGCATCGACGTCACCGCCGCCTCCCTCTCTGGCGGCAACCAGCAGAAGCTGATCGTCGGCCGCGAGATGAGCCACGCGCCCAAGCTGCTCATCGCAGCCCACCCCACCCGCGGTGTGGACGTCGGCGCGCAGGCCGCGATCTGGGACCACATCCGCGAGGCCCGCCGAGAGGGCCTGGCCGTGCTGCTGATCTCCGCAGACCTGGACGAGCTCATCGGGCTCTCCGACACCCTGCGGGTGATGTACCGCGGCCGTCTGGTCGCCGACGCCGACCCCGCCACGATCACCCCCGAGGAGCTGGGCTCCGCCATGACGGGCGCGGCCACCGGCCACCTGGAGCACACAGAGGCCTCCGGCCCGGAGAGCACAGAGGACGACGCCCGATGA
- a CDS encoding BMP family lipoprotein, protein MRRVAKLSAACIATAALAMTATACGSTSSEKDSSSSSSSSDGAKGGIKIGLAYDVGGRGDRSFNDSAARGADKAEKEFGGSIKELTAKSSDTEADREQRLTDLADAGYNPIVAIGYTYASSVGKVAAKYPKVNFGLIDSVVDAKNVDSITFTEEQGSYLAGVAAALKTKKDHVGFIGGVDTPLIKKFAAGYVQGVHDTNPKVKVDVQYLTHGSDTSGFASPDKGKEAASGQLDKGADVIYAAAGSSGNGAIEAVSGVKGAWAIGVDSDQYNIPGLSKYKNSILTSMVKNVDTGVYDFVKSVHGGTPLTGNQIYSLAKGGVGLATSGGFIDDIQTQLDAAKKKIVDGTITVKTTP, encoded by the coding sequence GTGCGCCGGGTAGCCAAGCTTTCCGCTGCGTGTATCGCGACCGCAGCTCTCGCAATGACTGCCACTGCCTGTGGCAGCACCTCCTCCGAGAAGGACAGCTCGTCCTCGTCCTCGTCGTCGGACGGCGCCAAGGGCGGCATCAAGATCGGCCTCGCCTACGACGTCGGCGGCCGTGGTGACCGCTCCTTCAACGACTCCGCCGCCCGCGGCGCCGACAAGGCGGAGAAGGAGTTCGGCGGTTCCATCAAGGAGCTGACCGCCAAGTCCTCCGACACCGAGGCCGACCGTGAGCAGCGCCTGACCGACCTGGCGGACGCCGGCTACAACCCGATCGTCGCTATCGGTTACACGTATGCCAGCTCCGTGGGCAAGGTCGCCGCGAAGTACCCGAAGGTCAACTTCGGCCTCATCGACTCGGTCGTGGACGCCAAGAACGTCGACAGCATCACCTTCACGGAGGAGCAGGGCTCCTACCTCGCGGGTGTCGCCGCCGCGCTGAAGACCAAGAAGGACCACGTCGGCTTCATCGGTGGCGTGGACACTCCGCTGATCAAGAAGTTCGCGGCGGGCTACGTCCAGGGCGTGCACGACACCAACCCCAAGGTCAAGGTGGACGTTCAGTACCTGACCCACGGCTCCGACACCTCCGGCTTCGCGAGCCCCGACAAGGGCAAGGAGGCCGCGTCCGGCCAGCTCGACAAGGGTGCCGACGTGATCTACGCCGCGGCCGGCTCCTCCGGCAACGGCGCGATCGAGGCCGTCTCCGGCGTCAAGGGCGCCTGGGCCATCGGCGTGGACTCGGACCAGTACAACATCCCGGGTCTGAGCAAGTACAAGAACTCGATCCTGACCTCGATGGTCAAGAACGTCGACACCGGCGTCTACGACTTCGTCAAGTCCGTCCACGGCGGCACGCCGCTGACCGGCAACCAAATCTACTCGCTCGCCAAGGGCGGTGTCGGCCTGGCCACCAGCGGTGGCTTCATCGACGACATCCAGACCCAGCTGGACGCCGCGAAGAAGAAGATCGTCGACGGCACCATCACGGTCAAGACCACCCCGTGA
- a CDS encoding DUF6445 family protein, whose protein sequence is MPPQPPPFPRTPLTRTAQASRAPLPVLPYRKPTKGRDYWVLDDVLPTVDAVRERCLAKDDWTEGHPYTSESWPGLRAMPGLEPAELGRIERLVKQATGAKELRVQKAPGGGTLNHNCVQVVGEGESTPRPHTDSRALCRYAAVLYLNPGVPKDCGTSFFRQSLPGGRLGGNTVQAPHNNLVEALGTRFVSPDAFEEDVRVPHRYNRLLLYNANLVHSATGYCGTTLEEKRMTAVFFWMA, encoded by the coding sequence ATGCCCCCACAGCCACCCCCTTTCCCCAGGACTCCCCTCACCCGCACGGCTCAGGCCTCCCGCGCCCCGCTGCCCGTGCTGCCCTACCGCAAGCCCACCAAGGGCCGCGACTACTGGGTCCTCGACGACGTCCTGCCCACCGTGGACGCCGTACGCGAGCGGTGTCTCGCCAAGGACGACTGGACCGAGGGCCACCCCTACACCTCGGAGAGCTGGCCGGGGCTGCGTGCCATGCCGGGTCTCGAACCCGCCGAGCTGGGGCGGATCGAGCGGCTGGTGAAGCAGGCGACCGGCGCGAAGGAACTCCGGGTGCAGAAGGCCCCCGGCGGCGGCACCCTCAACCACAACTGCGTCCAGGTGGTGGGCGAGGGCGAGAGCACTCCCCGCCCGCACACGGACTCACGGGCACTGTGCCGGTACGCGGCCGTGCTCTACCTCAACCCTGGCGTCCCCAAGGACTGCGGCACCAGCTTCTTCCGCCAGTCCCTGCCCGGCGGCCGGCTCGGCGGCAACACGGTCCAGGCCCCGCACAACAACCTCGTCGAGGCGCTGGGCACCCGGTTCGTGTCCCCGGACGCCTTCGAGGAGGACGTACGCGTCCCGCACAGGTACAACCGCCTGCTCCTCTACAACGCCAACCTCGTACACAGCGCGACCGGTTACTGCGGGACGACACTGGAGGAGAAGCGGATGACGGCCGTCTTCTTCTGGATGGCGTGA